CGGAGTGGCGGTTGAAGGCCCCTACAAGAACGAGCACTATCGCTATTGAGTGATCGGCCCCGGGTCACTCGGCGTCGCGTGAGCGCGGCGCACGAACCCGAGGCCCGCTCGAAGTCAAGGCTGCTGTGGCGGCTGGGGCAGAGGAACACTTCTCCCCAGCCGCCCCGGAGCCTCCGTCCCGGAGAGCACATCGGCGATCGGTGCCCGGTCGTCGCTGCGCCCGAGGCGCACGACGGTGAGCGTGTCACGCTCGCTCTCCTTGCCCTGCTCGAGAAGGAGCAGCAGATCCGTTCCCGCGATGGGGGAGATCCAGAGCACCGGAGCCGGTCGCTGTACGGTGTGCACACGCGGCTCTGATGGCTCGCTCAGATCGATGATCACCAGTTCGGGAGCCGGTTCGAAGCGGCGCTGCGCGCCCTCGTCACTGCGGGCCTTCACCTTGCCAGCCGCGGCCGCGACAACCATGGTGCCGTCGCGGGTCACGGTGAGCGACTCAAGTCCGGGTCTGGTCGCGACGAATCCGACGCGCTGACGCGCCTTGAGATCGATGACGGCGACACCGCCCTCGGGACCGGCGTTCGCCACCACCGCGAGCGAGGCGCCGGGCCGAGTGATGATCACCACTCGATCGGGATAGGAGTTGCCGGCCGATCCGTCGGCGGCGGTGCAAATCTGCACGCTGTTCTCGAGGCGGCCTTCGAGAGCGGCATCGAGGTCGGTCAGCAGCACGGTTCCGTAGTTGTCGAGCGTGACAATCAGCGTGTTCGTCGTCGCATCTTCGCGGACGATCTCAGGCCCCGGGCCATGATCACGCGGTGAGTTCGGCGGGTGGTGTGCCTCGCGATCGCGATCGAACTGGAAGTCGGAGATCACGCGCAGGTCCGGCAGGGCCACGCGAATGAGCCGATGGCCCCGATGCTGTCCGTTGCGCGAGTCCTTCTGGAGCGTGATCCATGCGCTCGCACCATCGGGGCGCACCCAGATGTCCTCCGCCTTCGATCCCGACGGTGACAGGCCTCCAGCCCCGCGCATCGACCATGGCGCCAGGCATGGGGGGCCATCGGGGCATTCGGAGGCGCCAGCGAGCATCTTCGCACTCAGCATGAGGCCGTCATCGGCGCCGATCAGGAAGCCGTCGCGCGTCGCGCGGATCTCGTCGGGCTCCTTGTCGCTCTCTCGCGCCGCGACCTGCGGAGTCATGACGGTGGGGCCGCGTGGAGCGTCGCCCGTCGACTGCGGCGGCCTGTCGAGCGTCACAAACAGAAGATTGCCAGCGCCTTTCACCGGCGCGGTGACGCCGATGGTCCGGTGGCCCTGCGAGTCCTGGTGCACGGCGAGCTTGCGAAGCGCGGTCCACTTCGCATCTCGGGCGATCTCCCGAAGCATCTCGATGGTGCCGGTCTCGCCATTCACCCGGGCCAGCCAGAGGCCGCCCCCGACTGGCGTGGTGTAGGTTCCCACCACCTCCTGGGCGAGAGCCGCCGCACTGAACACGAAGCTCACACACAGAACGAGCGAAGTGCGGATGATGCTCTTCATGAGTCGAATGTCCTTCATGGTCCCAAGGTCATTGCCATGGCGCGCCACCCTGGTGACCGCCGGGCCTCGCGAGGTTGGAAGCGTACCGCTCCCGTGGTCAGGTCAACACGCGCGCATGATCAGCCGCACGCCTCACTCGCCACCGAACTCATGAGCGCCAGGGTTCAGACCTCGGTCACCCTCGACTGCCAGCGCGTGGTGAAGCGCTTCGGCGATCACCTTGCCTTGCGCGGTGTGAACGCGACCCTTGCGCCGAGTGAATGTCTCGCGCTCCTGGGGCCCTCGGGGTGCGGCAAGAGCACGCTGCTCAACATCATCACGGGCATGTTGCGCGTCGACGATGGTCGAGTGATCTGCGGCGACGAGGTGCTCGATGATCCCGCCACGCGCCGATTCGTGCCGCTCAGGAAGCGACGCTTCGCGATGGTCTTCCAGGACTTCAGTCTCTGGCCGCACATGACCGTCGCGGCGAATGTCGCCTTCGCGCCCCGGCTCGAAGGCGTCGGCAGCGCCGAGTGCGGGGAACGGGTCGCGGGAGCGCTGGCGCGCGTGCGCATGGAGCGCTTCGCCGACCGCTATCCCTCGCAGCTCTCCGGCGGACAGCAGCAGCGCGTCGCCATGGCCCGCGCGATTGCCGCGCAGCCCAGACTGCTGCTGCTCGATGAGCCGCTGAGTGCCCTCGATGCGGTCCTGCGCGAGGAGCTGCGCGATGAGATCGCGCGCCTGGTGCATGAGCTCGGCACACCGACGGTGTTCGTCACGCATGACCAGGGGGAAGCGCTGGCCATCGCTGATCGCGTGGCGGTGATGCGCGATGGCGAGATTGAACAGTGCGCCACCGCATCGGAGGTCTATCGAGCGCCTGCATCGGAGTTCGTGGCGCGCTTCGTCGGAGCGGCCAATGTCATCGCGGCTGACGACGGCCGTCCGTTGGCCGTGCGTCGGGAGGACCTTCAGTTCGTGAGCCCGGGGGCCGATGCGGCGGCCAGCTCTTCCGGGGGTGAAGTGCGGCGCTGGCGCGGGCGTGTGTCGGCGTGCATCTACCTCGGCGAGCGCTACGAGATCACGCTGGACCTCGGAGCGGCTGGCACGCTCCGCGGGTATGGGGCGCAGTCGGTGGCGCTCGGCGCCGAGCTCGTGGCGGTGGCGCCGCGCGCTCGCCTCATCACCCTGCCGAGCGAGTCGCCTCGATGAACGCCTCCCGTCGGAGCCTCTCGCGCCGCGAAGCGCTCCGCCGAGCCGGTGGGGCGCTCGGCGCCGCGCTTCTCTCAGGCGCCGCGCGGCAACCGCTGGCGGCGCTCCTCAGCGCGTCTGGCGCCGCACTGCTTCATGGGTGTCGGCAGGGGGGTGATCGTCTGGTGGTCTACGCCGCGAACCCACGACCGCTGGCCACTCGACTCGTGAATGCGTTCATGGAGGAGGAGTCGATCGCCGTCGATCTCTTCTCCGCGACGACAGGCCAGGTTCTGGCGAAGGTCGAAGCGGAGCGCCTCAATCCCCGCGCCGATGTGCTGCTTCTCGCGAGCGGTCTCGCCTCGGAGTGGCTGCGGCGCGAGGGTCGACTTGCCGCACTCGACTTGGACCGACCCGCGTGGGCCGACTCGGAGGAGCGTCGCGGGTGGGTCGACCCGCATGGCACCTTCGTGGCGACCGGCGCTGCATCGGTCGGCATCGCCACGCGCCTCGATTGGACGCGCGGTGCTGAGTCGTGGGCGTCTCTTCTTGATGGCTCCTTTATCGGCCCCGATGAGCGACGAGGTCGCGTGGTGATGCCGAGTCCGTCGCGCTCGGGCACGAGCGGCGACTTCATCATCCAGTGGGCGCTCCAGGCCGGCGACCGCGCGTGGGACCTTCTGATCTCGGCCCGCCGCAAGGCCATTCTCGAAGTGAAGGGGGCGAACTCCGAGGCCCTCACCAGCCTCGAGACGAATGAGAGCCAGGCGATTCTCGCCGCCGTCGACTACCTCGTCTGTGATCGCGTGGCCGCCGGGCATCCGATGCGCCTCTCCTTTCCGGAGTCGGGCGCGCCGATCGTGACCAGGCCCATCTGCATTCTGCGAAGTACGCGACGGCTCGAGTCGGCGCAGCGCTTCGTGCGGTTCCTTCTTTCGCCGCGAGCGCAGGCGATGATTGCGGCGGCCAACATGCTGCCTGCGGACCCTTCGATTCCACTCTCGCCGGTGCGTGCAGCGGCGGGTATTCCCCGACCCATGCCGATTGACCTCGATCAGGCGCTCGCGGAGCAGCGCCAGATCCTGCGCCGATTCCAGTATGAGGTCGAGCGCCTGGTGGTGATCTCATGAGCGCGGAGGCATCTGCTCCACAGCCATCGGCGGCCCCGCCGCGCCGCACGCGACCGAGCGCGATGCTGGTGGTGGCGCTCCTCATCATGGGCGTACTGGTCGTCTACCCGGCTCTGCTTCTCATCGCGCTGAGCATTCTGCCGGACCTCCCCGAGGGGCGCCTCAGCGGCGCGTTCGACGCCTTCCTTCGGATCGGCACCACGCCGGGTATTCCGAAGATGCTGCTCAACTCGCTGCTCTGGGGCGTGTCGGTGGCGGCCGTGGCGTGGGTCATCGGGATCCCGCTCGGATGGATCCTCGCGCGCTGTTCGATGCCGGGCCTGTGGATCATCCGGGCGCTGGTGCTCGTGCCGATCCTGACCCCGCCCTATGTCTTCGCGCTCTCCTGCACCATCGCGATGCAGCCGAATGGGTTGATCGATCGCTTGATCGGGACGATCCCCGACTGGCTTCGAGGTCTCTACTTCGGATTCGGCGGAGTCACGCTGGTGATGGCGCTCGCGACCTTCGCCACGGTGACCATGGCGGTCGAAGCGGGGATTCGCGCGATTCCAGCGCGCCTCGAAGATGCGGCAGCGATGTTCGGCGCCTCGCGACGAGTGGTGGCGTGGCGCGTGACCGTGCCGCTCCTGCTGCCGGCCATTCTGAACTCGGGCCTGCTTGTCTTCCTCGAAAGCGTCTCGAACTTCGGTGTGCCCGCGATCCTTGGACCCCGGGCGAACCTGCCGCTCCTGCCATCGGAGATCTACCACCTCGCGACGAGTTGGCCCATCGACTTTCCGCTCGCGATCGCCCTCTCGACGCTTCTCATGGTGACGGCGCTCCTCGCCGTGGCGGTGCAGCAGCGCATCCTCGCCCGCAGCACGCTCGGCTCGCGTCCTGCGCCGGCGCGACCGCCGCAGCCATTGCGATGGCCGGGCCAGTTGCTCGCGTGGGCGTGTGTGGCGCCGGTCTTGCTCATCGGCGTGATCGGACCACTCGCCGCCATGGTCCTTGCGAGCCTCGTCGGCAACTGGGAGAAGCCCAGCCTGGGACTGACGCTCGCGAACTATTCGGCGCTGCTTGCACCTGAGTCATCGGGTCGCCGCGCGATCATCACGAGCCTCTGGCTCAGCACGCTCGCGGCGACCATCACCACGGCGCTGGGGGCATTCACCGCGTGGACGGTGGCGCGACATCATGGCCCGGCGGCGCAGTGGCTCGATCGCATCAGCGTGTTGCCGAAGGTGCTGCCGAAGATGGTGATGGCGGTGGCTCTCATTCTCGCGTGGAATGCGCCGTGGCTGCCGCTCGATGTCTACGGCACCGTCTGGATGCTGCTTGTTGCGTATGTGGTCCTCTACATGAGCGACTCGATGCGCTTTGCCGACGCGGGGCTTCGCGCCATTCCCGCGAACCTCGAGCGGGCCGCGGAGCTCGCCGGTGCGACGCGGCTCGGCTCGTTCGTTCGCATCACCCTGCCGCTGCTGCGGCGCAGCCTGCTCGCGGGGTGGATCACGGCGTTCGTCGTCTGCCTGCGTGATCTGGTCGCCAGCGTGCTTCTGCTTCCGCCGGGCACCGAGACGATCGGCAGTTTCATCTTCAACCAGTTCGAGCAGGGGCGCTCTGGCGAGGCTCTGGCCATGGCGGTGCTGGCGACGGTGGTTGGCGGTGCTGTTCTGTTGCTGGTGCGATGGCTCTCGGGCGTCGAGCGGAAGATGGGCTAGCACGCCGTTCACCGGTCGTCACTTGACAATCTCGGGCGAAGGGGGACGATTCTCCGGTCATGCGCGTGATCGCATTCTTCCTCGGCTTCGTCGCGCTGGTCGTGGTCGGCACCGCGTCCTTCATCATCTGGGTGCTCGTTCGGGCACCCCGCGTGGAGCCACCACCGCGTATCTCCTTTGCCGAAGTGCGGACTGAGCCCGAGGTGCTCGACCTCGGTGTCATCGCGCAGTGCGGGCCGCCGATCGCCTTCAAGGTCAAGCTGGTGAATCCGAGCGAGCGGACCTATCACCTGAGCAATGTCATCGCGGCGTGCGGATGCACTGTGCCCGATCTCGATACACCGCTGCGCCTCGATCCCGGTGAGAGCCATGAGTTCCTCATCACGCTTGACCCATGGTCCAACGACGGCCCGCGCAAGCAGCGCGTCGACTTCATCTACGCCGAGGTCGGACGGGCGCCATCATTCCATGTTGCGTACGATGTGCAGTCGCCCATCACCACAAGGCCCGGAGCGGCGCACCGCACCGAGGCGCCGCAACTGGTCCTCCGCCTGACCGCGCATGACGGCGAGGAGTTCCTGATCGAGCGAGCTGAGCCCGAGGTCTTCGAGCCATGGATCACCACGCCAACGGTCGAGACGCATGTCAGCCTCGACTGGGCGCTCGTCGACAAGGCGGCGGTCGTCCATCCAGAGCGATTCGAGTTCGATGAGCAGGGGCGCTGGAAGCGGGGCATCGTGACGATCACGACCAGTCGCCCGGAGTGCCGCGACATCAATGTCCGCGTCTACAACCGCGGTTCGGTCAAGGCGGGCACAGGCTTTGGCGCCGGTTGATTCGTGGCTTCAGGTGAAGTGCTCTGCCTGGGGGGCGTGCGACTTGACGAAGCCGATGAATCGACGCCGCGCCGCGTCGTCGGGGAAGCCGCGCGTGCGGATGACGATCACATCCGCGTTCATCCATAGTTCGATCCGCTCGGGGTGCTCCTCGATCGAGGTCAGCGAAGTCCATAGGCACTTGAGTTCCACATCCTGACACTGCACGAGCACGCCATCGTGTCGCGCCTCGATGACGAAGGGGACCGCGTCGAGTCCGCGGTAGTACTCCTTCACCATCCTGCGGAGCGAGCGACGGGTCGAGGCATCGAGGAATGGGCGGGAGATCCACCAGCCGAAGGCGGTTGCAAAGGGGGCGACAAGGAGCGCCGCCGCCATCTTCGGCCCGAGCGGAGTCCGCATGAGCGTCACGGTGATGGCAATCGACACCATGACCACTGACAGGGTCACCGCCGTGCGCGCGCGCTGTCGCTGCGCCCGCCATGTCGGGCGGCGCTGCGCGGCGTCGAGGGTGACCTGCATGACCTCCTCGAGCGTGGCTTCGAACTCCACGCGTTCGATGGCTGGAGCGCTGCTCGTCACAGGCGCACTGTACAGGGCCGCACGCCCGGCCGACCCGGCGGTGCGGCGGCCCTTTGCCTTGCGAAGGCGATCACACGGCGCGGATCAGCATGGAGACGGCATTGCCGCCACCGAGGCAGAGGCTCGCAATGCCTCGCGTACCGCCCGTGCGTTTCAGGTGATGCACCAGCGTCGTCAGGACTCGGGCGCCGCTCGCGCCGATCGGATGTCCGAGGGCGATGCCGCCACCACCGATGTTCAACTTGCTCTCCGGAATGCCCAGCGGCGTGATGTCGGCGAGGACCTGCGCAGCGAACGCCTCGTTGATCTCGAAGAGGTCGATGTCCTTGACCGTGAGCTTGTGCTTCGCAAGGAGCTGCTCGATGCCGATCTTCGGCGCGATGAAGAGCTCCTTCGCGGGAACACCAACGGTGTTCCACCCTTCGATCACGGCGAGCGGGGCAATGCCGAGCGCCTTTGCCTTCGCTTCGCTGGCGACCAGCAGCGCGGCTGCGCCCTGGCTGATCTGGCTCGCGTTGCCCGCGGTCACTGTGCCATCCTTGGCGAATGATGGTCGCAACTTGGCCAGCGCCTCGAGCGAGGTGTCGGCCCTGAAACCCTCATCCGCATCGAGGCCCACCTTGCCGCCGATCTCCTCAGCCGTGAGTGGAACGATCTCCGACTTGAACCACCCCTCCTTGGTCGCCTGCGCCGCTCGATGGTGGCTTTGCACCGAGAAGCGATCCTGATCCTCACGCGACACGCCATGTGCACGGGCGATGTGCTCCGCCGCCATGCCCATGCCCCAGTTCTCGAAGGGACAGGTCAGACCGTCAGCCTCCATGTGATCGAGGAGCTTGCCAGCGCCGAACTTGATGCCGGCGCGGGCATGCACCATGTGCGGGGCGAGGTCCATGTTCTCCATGCCGCCCGCCACGCAGAGTTCATTCAGCCCGGCGCGGATACCACCGGCCGCGAACATGACCGACTGGAGTCCGCTGCCGCAGACCTTGTTGACCGTCGTGGCATTCAGCGTGTCGGGAAGCCCCGCGTGAAGTCCCGCCTGCCGCGCTGGATTCTGGCCGAGGCCCGCCTGAAGAACGCTCCCCATGAAGCACTCGTCAATGTGCGCCTTGGCATTGGGGTGATCATCGAGCAGTGCCTTGATGACGCGAGCGCCGAGCTTCGTGGCGGGAACTTTCGACATCACGCCACCGAACTTCCCGATGGGGGTGCGGCGAGCAGCCAGAATCACGGCGTCGGGCATGAGGAACTCCTTGGGTTGAGATGTAGTGCAGAGGTGCACATGCGTGGTGCAGATGCAAAACCAAGGTGGATGATAGCCTCCGCCGCATGAGCCGTATGGAGCACGACGCACCATCGACTGGGAGCCCGGCCCTGGTCGGGGAGAACCTGACCAGCCTCCAGACCTTCATCCTCGAAGAGGAGGCTCGCTTCCCGGACGCGTCGGGCGAATTCAGTTGGATTGTCTCGGCCATCTCCCTCGCGGCCAAGATCATTGCCTACAAGGTGCGGCATGTGCGCCTCCAGTCGATCGTGGGCTCGATCGGCACCACCAATATCCAGGGGGAAGAGCAGATCAAGATGGACGCGATCGCCAACGAGGTGATCATGCGGGTCCTCGGCAGTCGACCGTCGATCGCCGTGCTGGGGAGCGAGGAGGATGAGCATCCGCGGATCCTGCGCCGCGGTCACGAGGGCGGAAAGTACTGCGTGCTCTTTGATCCACTGGATGGCTCGAGCAACCTCGACACCGCCGTCGGCGTCGGGACCATCTTCACGATTCTGCGGAACGACCCGACGATTCCCGGGGCGATCGAAACGGTCTGCCAGCCCGGCATGCGGCAGGTGGCGGCGGGCTATGTCCTTTACGGGTCGAGCACGGTGTTCGTCATCACCACCGGCTACGGAGTGCACATGTTCGAGCTCGATGCCGCGGTCGGAAGCTTCATGCTGGTCAAGCGTGATCTGCGGATGCCCGACTCGAACAGGGTCTATTCGATCAACGAGGCCTACAGCGAGGGCTTCCCGGCTGGATACCAGCGCTACCTCCAGTGGGCGCACGGCAACGGGTATTCCGCGCGGTACATCGGATCCATGGTCGCCGATGTTCATCGCACGCTCGTCAACGGCGGCGTGTTCCTCTACCCACCGACGCGCAAGCACCCGACGGGCAAGCTGCGCCTCCTCTATGAGGCCAATCCCATGAGTTTCCTGGTGGAGCAGGCGGGAGGCGTGAGCACCACCGGCACCCAACGGACCATGGAGGTGCAGCCGACGCAGTTGCATCAGCGCACCCCGCTCGTCATGGGATCGGTCTCCGAGGTGAAGGCCGTGCAGGCGCACTTCAAGAGCCCCGCCGATGCGCTGCCCTGACCTCCAATCTTGCCCCTCGCCATCACAAGGATGAAGGCCCATGAAGTTCTCACTTCACCGGAGTCGATCGCGCCAGCTCCATCAGTCAGGAGCGACCGCCGTGTTGCTTGTCACCGCGGTGATGGTCACAGGCGCTGAGAGTTTCACCGATTCAACGAGCGCATCGCCGATGCAGGGGCAGGAGCCGGTCGGTTCGGCGCCCATCCTCGGCTGTGTCGGCCACGCAGCGCTCTCGGGCGATCGAGTCATCTTCGAGAGTGCAGGCGATCTCTGGATGGCGCGCGTGCCCGTCTCAGGTGACGGCGGCGGAGATGGGGTCCTCGAAGCGTCGCGCCTGACGAGCGGCGCTGGAGTCGAGCGCTGGCCCACCATCAGTCCCGATGGGTCATTGGTCGCCTTCGTGGGCGAGTACGACGGCAATCCGGAGGTCTATGTGATGCCCGTCTCCGGGGGCGTGCCGACGCGGCTCACTTTCCATCCTGGCCGCGACATTCCGCTCGGCTGGACGCCTGACGGCACGGAGATTCTCTTCCGATCGCAGCGATTGAATCCCCAGGGCATGTGGGAGCTCTTCCGGGTTCCGGTCACCGGCGGTGCCGCCACGCGAGAACCGATCGGTGAGTGCTCGCTGGCGTCGATTGATCCTCGTACAGGTCGGCTCGCGTTCACTCGCTGGAGCAATGAATCGTGGAACTGGCGCGGCTACCGGGGTGGCACCGCGCCGGAGCTCTGGGTGACGGGGCCCGATCGCGCCCAGTTCACGCGCCTCACCGATGTCTCAAGCAATGAGCTCTTTCCTTCGTGGGTCGCGGGGAAACTCGCCTTCCTCTCCGATCGAGATGGCACAACGACCATTCACCTGATGGATGGCGAAGGCGGTTCGCGGCGCGTGCTCCTGCCTGCCGCCGAAAGCGGCGCGGGATCCTTCGATGTCCGACGGCTCGCCGCCGACTCGGCGCCGAACTCCACGCGGCTGGTTTTCAGTCAGGGGTGCCGGCTCGGCATCATCGATGCCGACAGCGGCGCGGTGCGCCGATTTGATGTCATGCTCGTCGGCGATCGCCTCGATGAGCGGACACGGCTGGCCGAGCCGCTCAAGGCGCTCTCGGGGATGTCGCTCTCGCCGGATGGCTCCATCGCGGCGCTTGAGAGCCGCGGCGAAGTGCTGCTCGTCCCCATCGGTGCGCCGACAGCCGGTCGGCCGCAGAGCTGGCAGCAGTTCCCCCGTCGCAGTGAGACGCGGGACTTCGGCGTGGCGTGGGTCTCGCCCCGAGCACTTCTCTATGTCAGCGACCGCGATGGAACCCCGAGGCTGGTCCTTCGCACCTTGTCAACGGATGGCGTTGATCAGGAGATCGAAGTTCCAACCGGCGTGCGCGAATGGATCTTTGCGCCGGAAGTGAGCCTCGACGGTCGTTGGGTCGCCTTCGCAGACAAGAGCCTCCGCCTCCATCTCGTTGACCTTCAACAAGGCGTGAGCCGAGTGCTGGCGACCGCGACCGCGGGCGAGATCACCGACTATCGCTTCTCACCGGACGGCAAGTTG
This is a stretch of genomic DNA from Phycisphaeraceae bacterium. It encodes these proteins:
- a CDS encoding ABC transporter ATP-binding protein, with protein sequence MSARVQTSVTLDCQRVVKRFGDHLALRGVNATLAPSECLALLGPSGCGKSTLLNIITGMLRVDDGRVICGDEVLDDPATRRFVPLRKRRFAMVFQDFSLWPHMTVAANVAFAPRLEGVGSAECGERVAGALARVRMERFADRYPSQLSGGQQQRVAMARAIAAQPRLLLLDEPLSALDAVLREELRDEIARLVHELGTPTVFVTHDQGEALAIADRVAVMRDGEIEQCATASEVYRAPASEFVARFVGAANVIAADDGRPLAVRREDLQFVSPGADAAASSSGGEVRRWRGRVSACIYLGERYEITLDLGAAGTLRGYGAQSVALGAELVAVAPRARLITLPSESPR
- a CDS encoding substrate-binding domain-containing protein; amino-acid sequence: MNASRRSLSRREALRRAGGALGAALLSGAARQPLAALLSASGAALLHGCRQGGDRLVVYAANPRPLATRLVNAFMEEESIAVDLFSATTGQVLAKVEAERLNPRADVLLLASGLASEWLRREGRLAALDLDRPAWADSEERRGWVDPHGTFVATGAASVGIATRLDWTRGAESWASLLDGSFIGPDERRGRVVMPSPSRSGTSGDFIIQWALQAGDRAWDLLISARRKAILEVKGANSEALTSLETNESQAILAAVDYLVCDRVAAGHPMRLSFPESGAPIVTRPICILRSTRRLESAQRFVRFLLSPRAQAMIAAANMLPADPSIPLSPVRAAAGIPRPMPIDLDQALAEQRQILRRFQYEVERLVVIS
- a CDS encoding iron ABC transporter permease, whose product is MSAEASAPQPSAAPPRRTRPSAMLVVALLIMGVLVVYPALLLIALSILPDLPEGRLSGAFDAFLRIGTTPGIPKMLLNSLLWGVSVAAVAWVIGIPLGWILARCSMPGLWIIRALVLVPILTPPYVFALSCTIAMQPNGLIDRLIGTIPDWLRGLYFGFGGVTLVMALATFATVTMAVEAGIRAIPARLEDAAAMFGASRRVVAWRVTVPLLLPAILNSGLLVFLESVSNFGVPAILGPRANLPLLPSEIYHLATSWPIDFPLAIALSTLLMVTALLAVAVQQRILARSTLGSRPAPARPPQPLRWPGQLLAWACVAPVLLIGVIGPLAAMVLASLVGNWEKPSLGLTLANYSALLAPESSGRRAIITSLWLSTLAATITTALGAFTAWTVARHHGPAAQWLDRISVLPKVLPKMVMAVALILAWNAPWLPLDVYGTVWMLLVAYVVLYMSDSMRFADAGLRAIPANLERAAELAGATRLGSFVRITLPLLRRSLLAGWITAFVVCLRDLVASVLLLPPGTETIGSFIFNQFEQGRSGEALAMAVLATVVGGAVLLLVRWLSGVERKMG
- a CDS encoding DUF1573 domain-containing protein; its protein translation is MRVIAFFLGFVALVVVGTASFIIWVLVRAPRVEPPPRISFAEVRTEPEVLDLGVIAQCGPPIAFKVKLVNPSERTYHLSNVIAACGCTVPDLDTPLRLDPGESHEFLITLDPWSNDGPRKQRVDFIYAEVGRAPSFHVAYDVQSPITTRPGAAHRTEAPQLVLRLTAHDGEEFLIERAEPEVFEPWITTPTVETHVSLDWALVDKAAVVHPERFEFDEQGRWKRGIVTITTSRPECRDINVRVYNRGSVKAGTGFGAG
- a CDS encoding thiolase family protein, which translates into the protein MPDAVILAARRTPIGKFGGVMSKVPATKLGARVIKALLDDHPNAKAHIDECFMGSVLQAGLGQNPARQAGLHAGLPDTLNATTVNKVCGSGLQSVMFAAGGIRAGLNELCVAGGMENMDLAPHMVHARAGIKFGAGKLLDHMEADGLTCPFENWGMGMAAEHIARAHGVSREDQDRFSVQSHHRAAQATKEGWFKSEIVPLTAEEIGGKVGLDADEGFRADTSLEALAKLRPSFAKDGTVTAGNASQISQGAAALLVASEAKAKALGIAPLAVIEGWNTVGVPAKELFIAPKIGIEQLLAKHKLTVKDIDLFEINEAFAAQVLADITPLGIPESKLNIGGGGIALGHPIGASGARVLTTLVHHLKRTGGTRGIASLCLGGGNAVSMLIRAV
- the fbp gene encoding class 1 fructose-bisphosphatase, giving the protein MEHDAPSTGSPALVGENLTSLQTFILEEEARFPDASGEFSWIVSAISLAAKIIAYKVRHVRLQSIVGSIGTTNIQGEEQIKMDAIANEVIMRVLGSRPSIAVLGSEEDEHPRILRRGHEGGKYCVLFDPLDGSSNLDTAVGVGTIFTILRNDPTIPGAIETVCQPGMRQVAAGYVLYGSSTVFVITTGYGVHMFELDAAVGSFMLVKRDLRMPDSNRVYSINEAYSEGFPAGYQRYLQWAHGNGYSARYIGSMVADVHRTLVNGGVFLYPPTRKHPTGKLRLLYEANPMSFLVEQAGGVSTTGTQRTMEVQPTQLHQRTPLVMGSVSEVKAVQAHFKSPADALP